CGATCGCCACGATCGCCTTGAGAATCACCTCCGGACCGATCCCCGCCGGATCGCCCATGCTGATCGCGATCGTCGGCGTTGATTTTTTGCTGGCTGCCATCGCGACCTAGTACATCGTCTCGACGTAATGCTTCTTCACCAAGTCAGTTTCGATCCACGACTGTATTCGCGTGTTGGTCTGTTCGTTCATCAACGCGTTCCGAATCTGATCCTTAACCTCGGGCAGCGGCTTCAAACCCGGCACCTCGTGTTCCTCGAGCTTGACGATATGAAATCCGTGCTTGGTTCTAATCACCACCGAAATCTGCCCCGGCTTGAGACCCTTCACCGCCGCGAGGATTTCATCCATCACGTCAGTCGGCTCGAACCATCCAAGCTCGCCACCATTAGCCTTCGAGTCGTCGTCGGAATAGGTCCGCGCGAGATCGTTGAAGTCCTGGCCCTTCGCCGCGCGCGCATAAACCTGATCGGCCTTCTTCTGCGCTGCCGCCACTTGCTCGGGCGTCGCGTTGGCCGGCACTTCGATCAGAATCTGCGCGAGCTTCAGCCGTTCCTTCTTCACGGTGAAATCCGCTTTGTGCGCGTCGTAGTAAACCTGGATGTCCGCATTCGAGACTTGAATCTTCTCGCGCACCTGCTGCTGAACCATCATGGCCTTCTGCAGGTCCGCCCGCGCGTGCTTGCGCAACTCCTCGTAGCTCATGCCCTGCGCCTGCAGTTGCGCGCGCAGTTCCGCATCGCTCATGTGCTTATCGGCGCGCACCTGCACGATGTACTTATCGACCTGCGCATCATCCACTTTGTCCTGATAGTTCTTAACTTCGCTTTCGAGCAGCTTCTGTCCAATCAGCGCCTTCACCGCTTTCTTTGCGATCGGATTGGTCGAGAATTCGTCGGACGGAATCGGATTGCCAGTCGCCGCCGCAAATTCGATCGCTTCGCGCTGAGTGATCGGCTCGCCATCGACGCTCGCGACGACCTGATCGACATTCGCGCCGCCGACCGCACCAATTGGTGGCGACGATGCTTCCGGTACGACCACCGGCGATGCTACCGCCGGACCTGGCGCCGGCGCAGCGCTGCTCGAGTGCGACGCGGCACTGCTCGATTGCGGACTCGAGGCTGATGCAGCGGGAATCGAAGCCGCTGCTGGTTTCTTCGAGGTGATCGATTTGATCGTCGAGCATCCGGCCGCGGCGCACGCGATTGCCATGACCACCATCGCAACGCAAGCCGACGCCGGCGCCGCCGCCGTTTGGCGCGCCCGCTTCAGCTTCACCGATGTCTGAATCCGCATCGCCTAGT
This genomic interval from Candidatus Binatus sp. contains the following:
- a CDS encoding peptidylprolyl isomerase, with product MRIQTSVKLKRARQTAAAPASACVAMVVMAIACAAAGCSTIKSITSKKPAAASIPAASASSPQSSSAASHSSSAAPAPGPAVASPVVVPEASSPPIGAVGGANVDQVVASVDGEPITQREAIEFAAATGNPIPSDEFSTNPIAKKAVKALIGQKLLESEVKNYQDKVDDAQVDKYIVQVRADKHMSDAELRAQLQAQGMSYEELRKHARADLQKAMMVQQQVREKIQVSNADIQVYYDAHKADFTVKKERLKLAQILIEVPANATPEQVAAAQKKADQVYARAAKGQDFNDLARTYSDDDSKANGGELGWFEPTDVMDEILAAVKGLKPGQISVVIRTKHGFHIVKLEEHEVPGLKPLPEVKDQIRNALMNEQTNTRIQSWIETDLVKKHYVETMY